From a single Acidobacteriota bacterium genomic region:
- the pyk gene encoding pyruvate kinase, translating to MKTLLVPSTATTESRRAKIVCTLGPATDDAGVLAALLNAGMDVARLNFSHGSHPEHARRLRKLREVSNACGKVVAVMQDLQGPKIRTGPLEGGMRVELRDGDPVTITTRPVAGNARCISTTFQRLPKEVRPGNSILLSDGLIELRVERVKETEVECRVINGGELGEHQGINLPGVVLQISALTKKDREDLEFGIQNRVDYVALSFVRRADDILALKRILARADCAIPVVAKLEKPQAVDQLDQILRATDAVMVARGDLGVELPPETVPALQKRIIHQASAMRVPVITATQMLESMKVHPRPTRAETSDVANAVIDGTDALMLSGETATGHYPVKAVEMMARIITVTEGFQRGAGVHDVCGYAGALDVPGAICETVAHMAAELNLKAVAVFTQSGSSARLISKSRPTVPIFAFSPFDNVLRRTALYWGVTPVHMRRLQSTDKMVEAAARRLRETGVVSQGDFIAVIAGNPIAKRGSTNFLKVHRVTG from the coding sequence ATGAAAACACTTTTGGTGCCTTCCACTGCGACTACTGAATCCCGCCGCGCCAAGATCGTCTGTACGCTTGGGCCGGCAACTGACGACGCTGGAGTCCTTGCAGCACTTCTGAACGCAGGGATGGACGTTGCGCGCCTTAACTTCTCGCACGGGTCGCACCCGGAGCATGCCCGGCGACTGCGGAAGCTTAGAGAAGTGTCGAACGCATGCGGCAAGGTCGTGGCCGTTATGCAGGACCTTCAAGGGCCGAAAATTCGCACCGGCCCACTCGAAGGCGGTATGCGCGTCGAGCTTCGAGATGGCGATCCCGTCACCATTACAACTAGACCTGTCGCTGGTAATGCCCGCTGCATTTCAACCACATTCCAGCGTCTCCCCAAGGAGGTGCGTCCGGGCAACAGCATCCTGCTTTCAGACGGCCTCATCGAACTCCGCGTGGAAAGGGTAAAGGAGACCGAGGTTGAATGCCGGGTGATAAATGGCGGAGAACTGGGAGAGCATCAGGGGATCAACCTCCCGGGCGTTGTGTTGCAGATTTCCGCTTTAACAAAGAAAGACCGTGAAGATCTCGAGTTCGGCATTCAGAATCGGGTGGATTATGTTGCTCTTTCTTTTGTCCGCCGGGCTGACGACATCCTGGCGCTTAAACGCATCCTTGCCCGTGCGGACTGCGCGATTCCCGTCGTGGCCAAACTCGAGAAGCCACAAGCCGTCGATCAGCTCGATCAAATTTTGCGGGCAACGGATGCCGTCATGGTGGCACGGGGCGATCTGGGAGTTGAATTGCCGCCCGAGACGGTACCTGCCCTCCAGAAGCGCATCATTCATCAGGCTTCTGCCATGCGGGTCCCTGTCATTACTGCGACACAGATGCTGGAGTCCATGAAAGTCCACCCCCGGCCGACCCGCGCGGAAACTTCAGACGTGGCTAATGCGGTGATTGACGGGACTGACGCCTTAATGCTCTCGGGAGAGACTGCCACAGGCCACTACCCCGTGAAGGCAGTGGAGATGATGGCGCGAATCATCACCGTAACGGAAGGTTTCCAGCGTGGAGCAGGAGTCCACGATGTATGTGGCTACGCGGGGGCGCTGGACGTTCCGGGAGCTATCTGCGAGACCGTGGCGCATATGGCAGCTGAACTGAATCTGAAAGCAGTTGCGGTCTTTACCCAGTCCGGTTCAAGCGCCCGGCTCATTTCAAAATCCCGCCCCACGGTCCCCATCTTTGCCTTTTCCCCCTTTGACAATGTCTTGCGCAGGACTGCGCTTTATTGGGGTGTAACGCCAGTTCACATGCGCAGGCTGCAATCCACCGACAAAATGGTGGAGGCGGCCGCCCGGCGGCTGCGCGAGACGGGAGTGGTCAGCCAGGGCGACTTTATTGCGGTGATTGCCGGAAACCCAATCGCCAAACGGGGAAGCACAAACTTCCTCAAGGTGCATCGTGTCACGGGATGA